From a single Miscanthus floridulus cultivar M001 chromosome 8, ASM1932011v1, whole genome shotgun sequence genomic region:
- the LOC136473131 gene encoding protein OXIDATIVE STRESS 3 LIKE 2-like isoform X1, with protein sequence MPVDVEAAMDPPQPASACSSSSIGGDSDECSPPGKEEEGEGEVQSAYAGGGEGGAGLVGLEALEEALPIRRSISKFYNGKSKSFVCLKEAITFSGSAKDITKAENPYSRKRKNLLAYSIMYGNSHETSAAQVYETAPPKRLASLSRNSLVTLASSSSRSSSSISIEEHELPEHLHSPRSPDSFISTPRSGSCVPSASSVPMRSLSMMDLHRLPRPSSPVRLNDRK encoded by the exons ATGCCGGTCGACGTCGAGGCGGCGATGGACCCACCTCAGCCGGCTTCGGCGTGCAGCTCGTCGTCCATAGGCGGGGACAGCGACGAGTGCTCGCCGCCGGGGAAGGAGGAGGAAGGTGAGGGGGAGGTGCAGAGCGCGTACgcgggaggaggagaaggaggggcTGGCCTCGTGGGGTTGGAGGCATTGGAGGAGGCGCTACCAATTCG GCGCAGCATATCCAAATTCTATAATGGTAAATCCAAATCATTTGTGTGCCTTAAAGAAGCTATAACATTTTCAGGCTCTGCAAAAGACATTACTAAGGCAGAGAATCCATACTCCAGAAAACGGAAGAATCTCCTTGCCTACAGCATCATGTATGGAAATTCACATGAAACATCAGCAGCTCAAGTTTATGAAACTGCCCCCCCTAAGAGGCTTGCTAGTTTGAGTAGAAACTCTTTGGTGACCTTGGCTAGCAGCAGTTCGAGGAGCAGCAGCAGTATCAGCATTGAAGAGCACGAACTGCCCGAGCATCTCCATTCTCCGCGTTCACCTGATAGTTTTATATCCACACCACGATCCGGCTCTTGCGTGCCTAGCGCATCATCTGTGCCTATGAGGTCATTGTCGATGATGGATTTGCATCGTCTGCCTAGGCCAAGTTCCCCGGTTCGTCTCAATGATAGGAAATAG
- the LOC136473131 gene encoding protein OXIDATIVE STRESS 3 LIKE 2-like isoform X2 — translation MPVDVEAAMDPPQPASACSSSSIGGDSDECSPPGKEEEGEGEVQSAYAGGGEGGAGLVGLEALEEALPIRRSISKFYNENGRISLPTASCMEIHMKHQQLKFMKLPPLRGLLV, via the exons ATGCCGGTCGACGTCGAGGCGGCGATGGACCCACCTCAGCCGGCTTCGGCGTGCAGCTCGTCGTCCATAGGCGGGGACAGCGACGAGTGCTCGCCGCCGGGGAAGGAGGAGGAAGGTGAGGGGGAGGTGCAGAGCGCGTACgcgggaggaggagaaggaggggcTGGCCTCGTGGGGTTGGAGGCATTGGAGGAGGCGCTACCAATTCG GCGCAGCATATCCAAATTCTATAATG AAAACGGAAGAATCTCCTTGCCTACAGCATCATGTATGGAAATTCACATGAAACATCAGCAGCTCAAGTTTATGAAACTGCCCCCCCTAAGAGGCTTGCTAGTTTGA